The DNA region CAGTTTTTCGACAACACCAAAACCATAAACAACCTTCAATAGCAACCACTCCTAAAAGAGTACCCAAAACAACAGCCACAACAACCCAAGCCGGTACTCTTGAACTCTTTTCCTTCACCGTCTCCCCTAAAGACGGCGGTGGATTTGGAGCCAACGGCGGACAAACCTTGACATAAGAAGTACTAGGTAACACAGGACTACGATAACCACTCACAAAATCCACCGACTTAATATAACACTGACCCGTTCCATCCGACATAGAAGTAGAAGCAAAACAAGCACCCGAACCCGAGAGACAATTCCCTCTACACGCCGATATACCAATAAAAAACCCCTGTGACTGGATATCCGGCGGATAAGTCAACAACTGAGTATGATCCAACGTCAACATAGTTTCATTCCCTCGACAATCATTGAGCCTTACTTTCCTCCTACACCCTTTCCTAACACCATTAACCATCTCGAAATTCTCCGACGGGCAACCGCAAACGGGATTCGTATTATTATAACTACATATACCATAGTTCCCACAGTAAGCATAAACCTGACACTGATCTTGAACAGCAGCCCATCTAACAATCGGATTCGAACTACCTCGAGAAGTACTATAAATCCTCAAATTCCCATCACTATCCAATTTCAAAACCCTAAGAACATCACTCCCACCACTACCAGCATCAGCATAGTCACTACTATAAGCAACATCAACAGGACGACTCAAATTCACATCAGAAACTTGCAGAATCCCAATAGATGTTAAACCCAAAACAGGTGAAGTCAAACCATCATTCACACTAGAATTCAAACGGTGAGTCCAAAAATTTATACTATCACTCCAAAACAAACTCAAACTCCCCAAATTCGATAAATTAAACGAATAAGAACCAGATTTCAAAACCTTACCAACGCTAAAATTCTGAGAAGGCAAAAGCGTGTCGGTAAGATGATCAAAGCTAGACCAAATCTCGGTAGTTTCGTTTGAGATCACCAATCTGCCACTTTCTTCAACTGTGGCTGATTTTGCGCCGAGGTTAGCAGTCCCGGAGTCCCAGACGGTGTTGCCGGCGCCGTTGACGAGACGGAGGGAGCCGTTGGTTAGGAACTGGAGGGAGCCACCGGAGTCGACGGAGGTGGAGTTACCGGCTTTCCAGACGATGGGAGCTCCGCCGGAGTAGACGATGGCGGCGAGGAAGGAGGGAGGGGAGGTGGGTGGATCGACGGGGAGGAAGCGGAGGGAGAAGGTGGAAGATGGGGAGGACCATGATTGGTTGGTGTTGGAAGCGAAGAGAGTGGAGCCGGGGTTGATGGCGGCGACAACGGTGGTGAAGATGAGAGAAGCTAAAAATAGAAAGTGGAACATGTTTGAGGTTGTTTGAATGGGATTTGTTGGAATATGTTGTTGGTTGGATACATTTGTAAGGTGTTTTGGTTTTGTGTGAGGAAATTGAGGTTATAGTGGTGATGATGGTGTGGGAAATGGAAGACTTTGACTTGGCTTAGTCTTGACCAATCATGGAGATTCTTTTCTCTTGTTTTGTTTTCTGTAATTTACGTCAGTGTGTGAAGTTGttatcttttttttttctttctttcaaAACAAACTTCTCATTTTCAAGTTTATATGATCTATCTGTACTAGATATTGAACCGAAATCTAAAAAAGCTAGAGTATAACATAAGGATTTAATACTAGACATTGCACCCACAAATAGAGGGTGACAAACTTCTTGCCCAGCTCTCTTTAGATCCGTCCCAAACAGAAAAAAAAATGGGATTGAGCAAGCATAATTAAAAACTTTAATCTATCTTGTACAGTGTGGATGGGGTGGAGCCAATCCGCAAAACGGTAtcttttaaattaaaaaatatattttattatatcAATAATCATATCtaaaaaaatccataaaaaaaaCAAAACGGAATAAGACGGACGGGTAAAATGGGTTTATCAAACAATAAATCGGATTTACTTTATCATCCCTACTTATAAACGTCTCAAATATGTTATTGTCATGATGTAATTAATAGAAGATCtaaatttatattttaaatatGACATATTTTATTAgatttttttatgatttaattatGTCAAATTTAAAATCATATGTGCTAATGAATGTTTGGTCTAACATTTTAGCAAAACTAATATAGTTGATTTTAgaataattttaaaatatttaacTCTTCTGAAATAAAATTGATTCTGTTTTTAAAGTTGATTCTATTTGACATTATAATTTATAacttttaaatttaaatataattttataCTGAATTTTTTTTTAACTCACATTTATATAAATGCATTCAAATATAAATAGTTTTACATTTAACTAACTTTAATTAAATTCAATCTTATAAAATTAATTCATCCAAAATTGATTCTCCAAATATAAATCACTTATAACTACATGAATCTGTCTTTATTTCTTATAAAATGTTTAAACGA from Lathyrus oleraceus cultivar Zhongwan6 chromosome 1, CAAS_Psat_ZW6_1.0, whole genome shotgun sequence includes:
- the LOC127128688 gene encoding G-type lectin S-receptor-like serine/threonine-protein kinase At1g34300, whose translation is MFHFLFLASLIFTTVVAAINPGSTLFASNTNQSWSSPSSTFSLRFLPVDPPTSPPSFLAAIVYSGGAPIVWKAGNSTSVDSGGSLQFLTNGSLRLVNGAGNTVWDSGTANLGAKSATVEESGRLVISNETTEIWSSFDHLTDTLLPSQNFSVGKVLKSGSYSFNLSNLGSLSLFWSDSINFWTHRLNSSVNDGLTSPVLGLTSIGILQVSDVNLSRPVDVAYSSDYADAGSGGSDVLRVLKLDSDGNLRIYSTSRGSSNPIVRWAAVQDQCQVYAYCGNYGICSYNNTNPVCGCPSENFEMVNGVRKGCRRKVRLNDCRGNETMLTLDHTQLLTYPPDIQSQGFFIGISACRGNCLSGSGACFASTSMSDGTGQCYIKSVDFVSGYRSPVLPSTSYVKVCPPLAPNPPPSLGETVKEKSSRVPAWVVVAVVLGTLLGVVAIEGCLWFWCCRKTARFGVLSAQYALLEYASGAPVQFTYKELQRSTKGFREKLGAGGFGAVYRGVLVNKTVVAVKQLEGIEQGEKQFRMEVATISSTHHLNLVRLIGFCSEGRHRLLVYEFMKNSSLDNFLFPKEEQSGKQLNWEYRYNIALGTARGITYLHEECRDCIVHCDIKPENILLDDNYVAKVSDFGLAKLVNPKDHRHRTLTSVRGTRGYLAPEWIANLPITSKSDVYSYGMVLLEIVSGKRNFDVSDETNRKKFSIWAYEEFEKGNVKGVLDKRLADIEIDMEQVTRAIKVCFWCIQEQPSQRPMMSKVVQMLEGVKEIDKPPPPKLVAEGPVSGTSTYISSNFSALSTIGASPNVPSSSSSIQTSGVSNFPSGRNPEKATSSLLQSDQ